One genomic window of uncultured delta proteobacterium includes the following:
- a CDS encoding putative metallo cofactor biosynthesis protein (Evidence 3 : Function proposed based on presence of conserved amino acid motif, structural feature or limited homology), with amino-acid sequence MKTCGFLRNQINFEPTGIQPCCDVRALGVPSFPFSGGPLRLDGYVGHIADVLTRVQTGSDHCAGCPELRDDGKPFDLPTAETFRIAAVSVNHHRYFCNCKCSYCDLWAASGKKPPYAILPALESLAEQGALSPQCVISWGGGEPGLLREFPAVCRWGMEKGIVQYVHTNALLCSPAVTELLAAGKGLVNISLDSGDAATYRKVKGVDGWDAVMASLQTYTAACRAPEQIDLKYIIFDDTNDIAQVEKFFQVCLRFGIRKIQYSLNFKEINRRAVSPKTLIAAAFFKARATELGLDAESFYIDPPMAARIKAYEAELFTRETR; translated from the coding sequence ATGAAAACCTGCGGTTTTTTGCGCAACCAGATCAACTTTGAGCCCACGGGCATCCAGCCGTGCTGCGACGTGCGCGCGCTCGGCGTGCCCTCGTTCCCGTTCTCCGGCGGCCCGTTGCGGCTGGACGGCTATGTCGGCCACATCGCGGACGTTCTCACGCGGGTTCAAACCGGTTCGGACCATTGCGCCGGGTGCCCGGAACTGCGCGACGACGGCAAGCCGTTTGATCTTCCCACGGCGGAAACCTTCCGCATCGCGGCCGTTTCCGTCAACCATCACCGGTATTTCTGCAACTGCAAATGCTCCTATTGCGACCTGTGGGCGGCTTCCGGCAAAAAGCCGCCATACGCTATCCTGCCCGCGCTCGAAAGCCTGGCGGAACAGGGCGCGCTTTCCCCCCAATGCGTCATCAGCTGGGGCGGCGGCGAGCCGGGCCTTTTGCGGGAATTTCCGGCTGTCTGCCGCTGGGGCATGGAGAAAGGCATCGTCCAGTACGTGCACACCAACGCGCTTCTATGCTCCCCCGCGGTCACGGAACTGCTCGCCGCCGGGAAGGGCCTTGTCAATATCAGCCTTGATTCCGGCGACGCGGCGACCTACCGCAAGGTCAAGGGTGTGGACGGCTGGGACGCGGTCATGGCGTCGCTGCAAACGTATACGGCGGCCTGCCGCGCCCCGGAACAGATCGACCTGAAATACATCATCTTTGACGACACGAACGATATCGCGCAGGTGGAAAAATTCTTCCAGGTCTGCCTGCGGTTCGGCATCAGGAAAATTCAATATTCCCTGAATTTCAAGGAGATCAACCGCCGCGCCGTCAGCCCCAAAACCCTGATCGCCGCCGCGTTTTTCAAGGCCAGGGCAACGGAACTCGGCCTGGACGC
- a CDS encoding hypothetical protein (Evidence 5 : No homology to any previously reported sequences), with the protein MPVRVHGDAVQHLPERGVFQLRRRVFRGQAPGGHKAEDVGKGIVFWHGNRGKMVTEASGLAQTAKADKTPGSGNPAPRSAGGGLLVERLLQISNEASVFRRSKRFQRDGTA; encoded by the coding sequence GTGCCGGTGCGTGTCCACGGTGACGCCGTCCAGCATCTGCCGGAACGGGGCGTATTTCAACTGCGCCGCCGCGTCTTCCGGGGACAGGCTCCCGGCGGCCACAAGGCTGAGGATGTCGGCAAGGGTATTGTGTTCTGGCATGGCAATAGGGGTAAAATGGTTACCGAGGCCTCTGGATTAGCACAGACAGCCAAGGCGGACAAGACGCCCGGTTCCGGAAATCCGGCACCGCGTTCCGCAGGGGGCGGCCTTCTTGTGGAACGTCTTTTGCAAATATCCAACGAGGCGTCGGTTTTCCGGCGCTCAAAACGCTTTCAGAGAGACGGAACGGCATGA